A portion of the Cervus elaphus chromosome X, mCerEla1.1, whole genome shotgun sequence genome contains these proteins:
- the LOC122690535 gene encoding melanoma-associated antigen B17-like yields the protein MTLPGEGAHSISLSFLKVPSLPAFLTARCLRSLTSVIMPRKHKNKSHGHGKHHQVQGEAQEPQASAAAAPGEERPSSPSSVPQGSPPSSPASSDPQELQGAMAPSCPDAGPTCAGSDEGAQGPEEESADAAQSALVVRSFRRDPLNRKASMLVEFLLEKYNKKEPITQNALMKVISSKYKERFPEILRRASERVELVFGLELKEVDRSRNIYTLINKFSLGVEEGSRGERGMPKSGLLMALLGIIFMKGNRATEEEVWDFLNVLGIYDGRNHSIFGEPRKLITKDLVEKGYLIYRRVPKSGPPSYEFLWGPRAHAETSKMKVLEVLAKIQDTVPSSFPDLFHEALRDQVERAGLRGVSIPPAMAKASAPSRAKSCSSSHI from the coding sequence ATGACTCTCCCTGGTGAAGGTGCTCACAGCATTTCTTTGTCCTTCCTTAAGGTGCCCTCCTTGCCTGCCTTCCTAACTGCACGCTGCCTGAGGTCCCTGACCTCTGTCATCATGCCTCGGAAGCACAAAAACAAGTCTCATGGCCACGGGAAACACCACCAGGTCCAGGGGGAAGCTCAGGAGCCCCAGGCCAGTGCTGCTGCAGCCCCCGGAGAGGAgcgcccctcctccccctcttctGTCCCTCAGGGTTCTCCCCCGAGCTCCCCTGCTTCTAGCGATCCCCAGGAGCTTCAGGGAGCCATGGCCCCTAGCTGTCCTGATGCAGGGCCTACCTGCGCAGGATCTGATGAAGGTGCCCAGGGCCCAGAGGAGGAAAGTGCAGATGCCGCCCAGTCAGCCCTGGTCGTTCGGAGCTTTCGCAGAGATCCTCTGAACAGGAAGGCCAGCATGCTGGTGGAGTTCCTGCTGGAGAAGTACAACAAGAAGGAGCCCATCACGCAGAATGCCCTGATGAAGGTCATCAGCAGCAAGTACAAGGAGCGCTTCCCTGAGATCCTGAGGAGAGCCTCTGAGCGCGTGGAGCTGGTGTTTGGCCTGGAGCTGAAGGAAGTCGACCGCAGCAGGAACATCTACACCCTCATCAACAAGTTCAGTCTCGGGGTTGAGGAAGGTTCACGTGGTGAGCGGGGGATGCCCAAGTCTGGTCTCCTCATGGCGCTCCTGGGCATCATCTTTATGAAGGGTAACCGTGCCACCGAGGAGGAGGTCTGGGATTTCCTCAATGTGTTGGGGATCTATGATGGGAGGAATCACTCCATCTTTGGGGAGCCCAGAAAGCTCATCACCAAAGATCTGGTGGAGAAGGGGTACCTAATCTACCGCCGGGTGCCCAAAAGTGGTCCTCCGAGCTACGAGTTCCTGTGGGGCCCAAGAGCTCATGCTGAGACCAGTAAGATGAaggtgttggaagttctggccaagATCCAGGATACAGTCCCGAGTTCCTTCCCAGACCTCTTTCATGAGGCTCTGAGAGATCAGGTGGAGAGAGCAGGGCTGAGAGGCGTTTCCATTCCTCCAGCTATGGCTAAGGCCAGTGCCCCTTCCAGGGCCAAGTCCTGCAGCTCCTCCCACATCTAG
- the LOC122690183 gene encoding LOW QUALITY PROTEIN: melanoma-associated antigen B4-like (The sequence of the model RefSeq protein was modified relative to this genomic sequence to represent the inferred CDS: inserted 1 base in 1 codon), giving the protein MPRRHKNKYHAHGKRHKIWETTKEAQASAAAAPGEECPSSPSSVPKGSPPSTPDTGNPQELQGAMAPSSPDAGPACVESDEGAQGPEEESAGASQVTPAMESTFKDPLARKAKMLVEFLLEKYIKKEPITQKALMKVVSRKYREHFPEILRIASERVELVFGLELKEVDRSKNIYVLISKLSIGGNEGPNDEGGVPKSGLLMLLLGVIFMNGNRATEEEVWEFLNILGIYAGRRHWIFGEPRRLITKDLVQKEYLNYRQVPNSDPPRYEFLWGPRACAETSKMKVLEVLAKILHSVPSSFPDLYEEALRDQAERAGPRGAARTPTMAXASAPSRAKSCSSSHI; this is encoded by the exons ATGCCTCGGAGGCACAAGAACAAGTACCATGCCCACGGGAAACGCCACAAGATCTGGGAGACCACTAAGGAGGCCCAGGCCAGTGCGGCTGCAGCCCCAGGAGAGGagtgcccctcctccccctcttctGTCCCTAAGGGTTCTCCCCCGAGCACCCCTGATACTGGCAATCCCCAGGAGCTTCAGGGAGCCATGGCCCCTAGCTCTCCTGATGCAGGGCCTGCCTGTGTAGAATCTGATGAAGGTGCCCAGGGCCCAGAGGAGGAAAGTgcaggtgcttcccaggtgacacccgCAATGGAGAGCACTTTCAAAGATCCTCTGGCCAGGAAGGCCAAGATGCTGGTGGAATTCCTGCTGGAGAAATACATCAAGAAGGAGCCCATCACGCAGAAGGCCCTGATGAAAGTCGTCAGCAGGAAGTACAGGGAGCACTTCCCCGAAATCCTCAGGATAGCCTCTGAGCGCGTGGAGCTGGTGTTTGGCCTGGAGCTGAAGGAAGTCGACCGCAGCAAGAACATCTACGTCCTCATCAGCAAGCTCAGCATCGGGGGCAACGAAGGTCCAAATGATGAGGGTGGGGTTCCCAAGTCTGGTCTCCTCATGTTGCTCCTGGGGGTCATCTTCATGAATGGTAACCGGGCCACCGAGGAGGAGGTCTGGGAATTCCTCAATATCTTGGGAATCTACGCTGGGAGGAGGCACTGGATCTTTGGGGAGCCCAGGAGGCTCATCACCAAAGATCTGGTGCAGAAGGAATACCTGAACTACCGCCAGGTGCCCAATAGTGATCCTCcacgctatgagttcctgtggggcccGAGAGCTTGTGCTGAGACCAGTAAGATGAAGGTACTGGAGGTTCTGGCCAAGATCCTCCATTCAGTCCCTAGTTCCTTCCCAGACCTCTATGAGGAGGCTCTGAGAGATCAGGCAGAGAGAGCAGGGCCGAGAGGCGCGGCCAGGACCCCAACCATGG AGGCCAGTGCCCCTTCCAGGGCCAAGTCCTGCAGCTCCTCCCACATCTAG